In one window of Arachis ipaensis cultivar K30076 chromosome B06, Araip1.1, whole genome shotgun sequence DNA:
- the LOC107604844 gene encoding serine--tRNA ligase isoform X2 produces MLDINLFREEKGHNPELIRESQRRRFASVELVDDVINLDKEWRKRQFELETLRKDFNKINKEISKLKRAGEDATNIITQSEETKKLIADKELEVRDTFKLLNSKLESIGNLVHDSVPVSDDEANNAVIRTWGEKRVEPKLKNHVDLVDLLGIADTKKGADVAGGRGFYLKGDGVRLNQALINFGLDFLEKRGYTLLHTPFFMRKDIMSKCAQLAQFDEELYKVTGEGDDKYLIATAEQPLCAYHLDDWIHPTQLPIRYAGYSSCFRKEAGSHGRDTLGIFRVHQFEKVEQFCLTSPNDNDSWNMHEEMLKNSEDFYKELNIPYQVVAIVSGALNDAAAKKYDLEAWFPSSQTYRELVSCSNCTDYQARKLEIRYGQKKSNEQMKQYVHLLNSTLTATERTICCILENNQKEDGVEIPEALRPFMGGKAFLPFKNQPVSEAKGKKSKA; encoded by the exons ATGTTAGACATTAACCTCTTCAGGGAGGAGAAGGGCCACAACCCCGAACTCATCCGCGAATCTCAACGGCGTCGTTTCGCCAGCGTCGAACTCGTCGATGACGTCATCAACCTCGACAAGGAGTGGCGCAAGCGTCAATTCGAGCTCGAAACTCTCCGCAAAGacttcaacaagatcaacaaagAAATCTCCAAGCTCAAGCGt GCTGGTGAAGATGCAACCAACATTATTACTCAATCGGAGGAGACTAAGAAACTCATTGCTGACAAAGAGCTTGAAGTTCGTGACACTTTCAAACTCTTAAATTCTAAATTGGAAAGCATTGGAAACCTTGTCCACGATTCGGTTCCCGTTAGCGATGATGAG GCCAATAATGCCGTAATTAGAACCTGGGGAGAGAAAAGGGTGGAGCCTAAACTGAAGAATCATGTAGATCTAGTTGATCTCCTTGGAATAGCAGATACAAAAAAGG GAGCTGACGTTGCTGGTGGTAGAGGCTTCTATCTTAAAGGAGATGGAGTTCGTCTTAATCAAGCTCTAATAAACTTCGGTCTTGATTTTTTGGAGAAAAGGGGATATACTTTATTGCATACTCCTTTCTTCATGAGAAAAGACATAATGTCAAAGTGTGCTCAATTAGCCCAATTTGATGAAGAGCTTTACAAG GTAACAGGTGAAGGAGATGACAAATATCTGATTGCTACGGCTGAACAGCCCCTTTGTGCTTATCATTTAGATGATTGGATCCACCCAACCCAGCTACCCATAAG ATATGCTGGATATTCATCATGTTTCCGAAAAGAAGCTGGATCACATGGTCGAGATACTCTAGGAATATTCCGTGTTCACCAATTTGAGAAAGTGGAGCAGTTTTGCCTTACTAGCCCAAATGACAATGATTCATGGAACATGCACGAGGAAATGCTAAAAAACTCTGAAGATTTCTATAAAGAA TTGAACATTCCATATCAAGTTGTTGCCATTGTGTCTGGTGCTTTGAATGATGCTGCAGCAAAGAAATATGATCTAGAAGCATGGTTTCCATCATCGCAAACTTACAGAGAGCTAGTGTCCTGTTCAAACTGTACAGACTACCAGGCCAGAAAATTAGAAATTCGATATGGGCAGAAGAAG AGCAATGAGCAAATGAAGCAATATGTTCACTTGTTGAACTCTACCCTCACAGCTACTGAGAGGACCATTTGCTGCATACTTGAGAACAACCAGAAGGAGGATGGTGTCGAGATACCTGAAGCCCTCCGACCATTCATGGGTGGAAAGGCATTCCTACCTTTCAAGAACCAGCCAGTTAGTGAAGCCAAAGGGAAGAAATCAAAGGCCTAG
- the LOC107604844 gene encoding serine--tRNA ligase isoform X1 encodes MLDINLFREEKGHNPELIRESQRRRFASVELVDDVINLDKEWRKRQFELETLRKDFNKINKEISKLKRAGEDATNIITQSEETKKLIADKELEVRDTFKLLNSKLESIGNLVHDSVPVSDDEANNAVIRTWGEKRVEPKLKNHVDLVDLLGIADTKKGADVAGGRGFYLKGDGVRLNQALINFGLDFLEKRGYTLLHTPFFMRKDIMSKCAQLAQFDEELYKVTGEGDDKYLIATAEQPLCAYHLDDWIHPTQLPIRYAGYSSCFRKEAGSHGRDTLGIFRVHQFEKVEQFCLTSPNDNDSWNMHEEMLKNSEDFYKELNIPYQVVAIVSGALNDAAAKKYDLEAWFPSSQTYRELVSCSNCTDYQARKLEIRYGQKKSNEQMKQYVHLLNSTLTATERTICCILENNQKEDGVEIPEALRPFMGGKAFLPFKNQPVSEAKGALKLNHVQFNGSASIVASITNFFVKRNIVWKIGTKLVKQVL; translated from the exons ATGTTAGACATTAACCTCTTCAGGGAGGAGAAGGGCCACAACCCCGAACTCATCCGCGAATCTCAACGGCGTCGTTTCGCCAGCGTCGAACTCGTCGATGACGTCATCAACCTCGACAAGGAGTGGCGCAAGCGTCAATTCGAGCTCGAAACTCTCCGCAAAGacttcaacaagatcaacaaagAAATCTCCAAGCTCAAGCGt GCTGGTGAAGATGCAACCAACATTATTACTCAATCGGAGGAGACTAAGAAACTCATTGCTGACAAAGAGCTTGAAGTTCGTGACACTTTCAAACTCTTAAATTCTAAATTGGAAAGCATTGGAAACCTTGTCCACGATTCGGTTCCCGTTAGCGATGATGAG GCCAATAATGCCGTAATTAGAACCTGGGGAGAGAAAAGGGTGGAGCCTAAACTGAAGAATCATGTAGATCTAGTTGATCTCCTTGGAATAGCAGATACAAAAAAGG GAGCTGACGTTGCTGGTGGTAGAGGCTTCTATCTTAAAGGAGATGGAGTTCGTCTTAATCAAGCTCTAATAAACTTCGGTCTTGATTTTTTGGAGAAAAGGGGATATACTTTATTGCATACTCCTTTCTTCATGAGAAAAGACATAATGTCAAAGTGTGCTCAATTAGCCCAATTTGATGAAGAGCTTTACAAG GTAACAGGTGAAGGAGATGACAAATATCTGATTGCTACGGCTGAACAGCCCCTTTGTGCTTATCATTTAGATGATTGGATCCACCCAACCCAGCTACCCATAAG ATATGCTGGATATTCATCATGTTTCCGAAAAGAAGCTGGATCACATGGTCGAGATACTCTAGGAATATTCCGTGTTCACCAATTTGAGAAAGTGGAGCAGTTTTGCCTTACTAGCCCAAATGACAATGATTCATGGAACATGCACGAGGAAATGCTAAAAAACTCTGAAGATTTCTATAAAGAA TTGAACATTCCATATCAAGTTGTTGCCATTGTGTCTGGTGCTTTGAATGATGCTGCAGCAAAGAAATATGATCTAGAAGCATGGTTTCCATCATCGCAAACTTACAGAGAGCTAGTGTCCTGTTCAAACTGTACAGACTACCAGGCCAGAAAATTAGAAATTCGATATGGGCAGAAGAAG AGCAATGAGCAAATGAAGCAATATGTTCACTTGTTGAACTCTACCCTCACAGCTACTGAGAGGACCATTTGCTGCATACTTGAGAACAACCAGAAGGAGGATGGTGTCGAGATACCTGAAGCCCTCCGACCATTCATGGGTGGAAAGGCATTCCTACCTTTCAAGAACCAGCCAGTTAGTGAAGCCAAAGG GGCATTGAAATTGAACCATGTTCAATTTAATGGATCTGCGTCAATCGTGgcttcaattacaaatttttttgTAAAGAGGAATATCGTCTGGAAAATAGGGACCAAACTAGTGAAACAAGTTCTGTAA